One Gammaproteobacteria bacterium DNA segment encodes these proteins:
- a CDS encoding DUF420 domain-containing protein encodes MELINVIPHLLAALNATAAILVAVGFMFIRARAVRAHRACMVSALLVSVVFMVFYLYYHARIGNVPFAGQGVARPVYFTILASHVILAAVLFPLALVTAGLALGSRTGRHRRVARWTLPIWLYVSVTGVVVYAMAFHIYPGMDPADMAKGSGAASTRLAATP; translated from the coding sequence ATGGAACTGATCAACGTCATTCCCCACCTGCTGGCCGCCCTGAACGCCACCGCGGCGATCCTGGTAGCGGTGGGTTTCATGTTCATCCGGGCCCGGGCGGTGCGGGCCCACCGGGCATGCATGGTGAGTGCCTTGCTGGTGTCAGTGGTGTTCATGGTGTTCTACCTCTACTACCACGCCCGCATCGGTAACGTGCCTTTCGCCGGTCAGGGTGTGGCTCGGCCGGTGTACTTTACCATCCTGGCATCCCACGTGATCCTGGCGGCGGTGCTGTTTCCCCTGGCCCTCGTCACCGCCGGCCTGGCCCTCGGTTCGCGCACCGGGCGCCACCGCCGCGTGGCCCGCTGGACCCTGCCCATATGGCTCTACGTGTCGGTGACGGGGGTGGTGGTCTATGCTATGGCCTTCCACATCTACCCCGGCATGGATCCCGCCGACATGGCCAAGGGGAGCGGGGCGGCCTCGACGCGCCTCGCTGCGACGCCATGA
- a CDS encoding SCO family protein, giving the protein MRTRLPVGTLALFLLWLVVVGVVALLMSSPQPRSDGGYAPSPIIDGAPLGSFELQDHRGRDFTRADMEGRWSFVFFGHTRCRDDCPAALTELTYMMRDLPAPSRRAAQLIFVTVDPAHDTPEVLATYLAFFSRAFIGLTGPPPALAAFARPFGVATGDPAADPGAVFLVEPGATVVASFPPPHHREELAALYGELRAGTTAPSGG; this is encoded by the coding sequence ATGAGGACCCGTCTGCCGGTGGGCACCCTGGCCTTGTTCCTGTTGTGGCTGGTGGTGGTGGGTGTGGTGGCCCTGCTGATGTCCTCCCCGCAGCCACGGTCCGACGGCGGCTACGCGCCGTCGCCCATCATCGACGGGGCACCCCTCGGCTCCTTCGAACTCCAGGACCATCGCGGCCGGGACTTCACCCGCGCCGACATGGAGGGGCGCTGGAGCTTCGTCTTCTTCGGCCACACCCGCTGCCGTGACGATTGCCCCGCGGCCCTCACGGAGCTGACCTACATGATGCGTGACCTGCCGGCCCCGTCCCGGCGGGCGGCCCAGTTGATCTTCGTCACCGTGGACCCGGCCCACGACACGCCGGAGGTGCTGGCCACCTATCTGGCCTTCTTCTCCCGCGCCTTCATCGGCCTCACGGGACCGCCACCGGCCCTTGCCGCGTTCGCCCGGCCCTTCGGTGTGGCGACGGGGGATCCGGCGGCGGATCCGGGCGCCGTATTCCTGGTGGAGCCCGGGGCCACGGTGGTGGCCTCCTTTCCGCCACCCCATCATCGTGAGGAGCTGGCGGCCCTCTACGGTGAGCTGCGTGCCGGCACTACCGCTCCGTCCGGCGGCTGA
- a CDS encoding bacteriohemerythrin, translated as MLGRKRTTVVEGAHCLLKDVGVNAINRQHLRLASYAVEFNQIVDELSGREPTNEDWRRFDALFSKVRRYVQTHFQEEEALMQAHGYPDFAAHKRLHDDFVKQLIDVQSKINDRRVEFKDRFGVMLWNWLKHHINEEDYKYREFFRAEGLE; from the coding sequence ATGCTGGGTCGCAAGCGAACAACCGTAGTGGAGGGGGCCCATTGCCTGCTCAAGGACGTGGGCGTCAATGCCATCAATCGCCAGCACCTGCGGCTGGCGAGCTATGCAGTGGAGTTCAATCAGATCGTGGACGAGCTGTCCGGCAGGGAACCGACCAACGAGGACTGGCGGCGTTTCGACGCCCTCTTTTCCAAGGTCAGGCGCTACGTGCAGACCCATTTCCAGGAAGAAGAGGCACTCATGCAGGCCCACGGCTATCCCGACTTCGCGGCCCATAAGCGCCTGCACGATGACTTCGTCAAGCAACTGATCGACGTGCAATCGAAGATCAACGACCGGCGGGTGGAGTTCAAGGACAGGTTCGGCGTCATGCTATGGAACTGGCTCAAACACCATATCAACGAGGAAGACTACAAGTACCGGGAGTTCTTCCGTGCCGAGGGGCTCGAATGA
- a CDS encoding COX15/CtaA family protein, which yields MSSGEAPMAMGEAAAPASPADPGNGRRAIGLWLLACCATIYAMVVLGGVTRLTGSGLSMVDWRPILGVLPPLNEAQWLRVFELYQQSPEFKVKNFGMDLASFKNIFWFEYAHRLLGRLIGVIFLVPLLYFAATRRVDKALAGKLVALFILGGLQGLLGWYMVQSGLVDVPRVSPYRLTAHLGLAFVIYGYMFWVALDVLRPHGWAARIGDMTGLRRLAYGVTGLIAVTMLSGGFVAGLRAGLAYNTFPLMNGQWVPDGLLSMDPIWRNLFENITTVQFDHRLLAAVTSIAIVMLWLASLRRRLPTALQAASHVLLLLLAFQVTLGITTLLLHVPVPLAAAHQAGALALLTAALFLTHGLTKVKAAQPDGA from the coding sequence ATGAGCAGCGGCGAGGCGCCCATGGCCATGGGCGAGGCCGCGGCACCCGCCAGCCCCGCCGACCCCGGGAACGGGCGGCGGGCCATCGGCCTCTGGCTGCTCGCCTGCTGCGCCACCATCTATGCCATGGTGGTGTTGGGCGGGGTGACACGGCTCACCGGCTCCGGCCTGTCCATGGTGGATTGGCGGCCCATCCTGGGCGTCCTGCCACCTCTCAACGAGGCCCAGTGGCTCCGGGTCTTCGAGTTGTACCAGCAATCCCCGGAGTTCAAGGTCAAGAACTTCGGGATGGATCTCGCGAGCTTCAAGAATATATTCTGGTTCGAATACGCCCACCGCCTGCTGGGGCGCCTCATCGGGGTGATCTTCCTGGTGCCGCTGCTCTACTTCGCCGCCACCCGGCGGGTGGACAAAGCGCTCGCCGGCAAGCTCGTCGCCCTGTTCATCCTGGGCGGCCTCCAGGGCCTGCTGGGGTGGTACATGGTCCAGAGCGGTCTGGTGGACGTCCCCCGGGTCAGCCCCTATCGGCTCACGGCCCATTTGGGGCTCGCATTCGTGATCTATGGATACATGTTCTGGGTCGCCCTCGACGTGCTCCGTCCCCATGGGTGGGCGGCCCGAATCGGCGACATGACCGGCCTGCGCCGGCTGGCCTACGGGGTCACGGGCCTCATCGCCGTCACCATGCTGTCCGGGGGCTTCGTGGCCGGCCTGCGGGCGGGCTTGGCCTACAACACCTTCCCGCTGATGAACGGGCAATGGGTACCGGATGGCCTGCTGTCCATGGATCCGATCTGGCGCAACCTGTTCGAGAACATCACCACGGTCCAGTTCGACCATCGCCTGCTGGCCGCCGTGACCAGCATCGCCATCGTCATGCTGTGGCTGGCATCCCTGCGGCGGCGGCTGCCCACCGCCCTCCAGGCGGCGTCCCATGTGCTCCTGCTGCTGCTGGCGTTTCAGGTCACCCTGGGCATCACCACCCTGCTGCTCCACGTGCCGGTACCCCTGGCCGCCGCCCACCAGGCGGGCGCCCTGGCCCTGCTCACTGCCGCCCTGTTTCTCACTCATGGATTGACTAAAGTCAAAGCCGCCCAACCCGACGGCGCCTAA